From Micromonospora auratinigra:
CTCGCGGGTGCTCGGCCAGCGGCCCTACGACGTCCAGGTGATGGGCGGCGCGGCGCTGCACTTCGGCAACATCGCCGAGATGAAGACCGGTGAGGGCAAGACCCTGACCTCCGTCATGCCGGTCTACCTGAACGCGCTCGCCGGCAAGGGCGTGCACGTGGTCACGGTGAACGACTACCTGGCCGAGCGCGACGCCGCCTGGATGGGCCGGGTGCACGACTTCCTCGGCCTCACCGTCGGCGTGGTGCTGCCCAACCGCCCCGCCAACGAGCACCGCGCGGCGTACGAGTGCGACATCACCTACGGCACGAACAACGAGTTCGGCTTCGACTACCTGCGCGACAACATGGCCTGGTCGCGGGACGAGCTGGTCCAGCGCGGCCACTTCTTCGCCGTGGTCGACGAGGTCGACTCGATCCTCATCGACGAGGCCCGCACCCCGCTGATCATCTCCGGCCCGGCCGAGCACTCCGCCCGCTGGTACCAGGAGTTCGCCGCCGTCGTCGCCCGCCTCCAGCCCGGCACCGACGGGGAGGGCGACTACGAGGTCGACCACGCCAAGCGGACCATCGCGGTCACCGAGCGGGGCGTCGCCCGGGTCGAGGACCGGCTCGGCATCGACAACCTCTACGAGTCGGTCAACACCCCGCTGGTCGGCTACCTGAACAACGCCATCAAGGCCAAGGAGCTCTACAAGCGCGACAAGGACTACATCGTCAGCGACGGTGAGGTCCTGATCGTCGACGAGTTCACCGGCCGCATCCTGCACGGCCGTCGCTACAACGAGGGCATGCACCAGGCGATCGAGGCCAAGGAGGGGGTGGAGATCAAGCAGGAGAACCAGACCCTGGCCACCATCACCCTCCAGAACTACTTCCGCCTCTACGACAAGCTCTCCGGCATGACCGGTACCGCCCAGACCGAGGCGGGCGAGTTCAACAAGGTCTACAAGGTCGGCGTCGTGACCATCCCGACGCACCGGCCGATGGTCCGCCTCGACCGGGCCGACGTGATCTACAAGACCGAGAAGGCCAAGTTCAACGCGGTCATCGAGGACATCGCCGAGCGGCACGAGCAGGGCCAGCCGGTGCTGGTCGGCACGGTCTCGGTGGAGAACTCCGAGATCCTGTCCCAGCTGCTGCGTCGCCGCGGCATCCCGCACTCGGTGCTGAACGCGAAGTTCCACGCCAAGGAAGCGGAGATCGTCGCCCAGGCCGGCCGCAAGGGCGCGGTCACCGTCGCCACCAACATGGCCGGCCGGGGCACCGACATCCTGCTCGGCGGCAACGCCGAGTTCCTCGCCGCCAACGAGCTGCGCCAGCGCGGGCTCGACCCGGTCGAGCAGCCGGAGGAGTACGCCAAGGCGATGGAGGAGGTCCTGCCGACCTGGAAGCAGGCCTGCGACGCCGAGGCCGAGGAGGTGGCCGCGGCCGGTGGCCTCTACGTGCTGGGCACCGAGCGGCACGAGTCCCGCCGGATCGACAACCAGCTGCGCGGTCGCGCCGGCCGGCAGGGTGACCCGGGCGAGTCGCGCTTCTACCTGTCGCTGCAGGACGAGCTGATGAAGCGGTTCCGGGCCGGTGCGGTCGAGGCGGTGATGGACCGCTTCAACATCCCGGAGGACGTGCCGATCGAGTCGAAGATGGTCACCCGCCAGATCAAGAGCGCGCAGGCCCAGATCGAGGGCCAGAACGCCGAGATCCGCAAGAACGTCCTGAAGTACGACGAGGTGCTCAACAAGCAGCGCCAGGTGATCTACGCCGAGCGCCTCCGGGTGCTCAACGGCGAGGACCTCTCCGAGCAGGTCCGCAACATGATCGACGACGTGGTGACCGCGTACGTCGTCGGTGCCACCAGCGACGGCTACGCCGAGGACTGGGACCTCGAGCAGCTCTGGTCCAACCTCAAGCAGCTCTACCCGGTGGGCGTCACCATCGACGAGCTGGAGGAGGAGGTCGGCTCCCGGGCCGGCATCGACCAGGACTTCCTGCTCGCCCGCCTCAAGGAGGACGCGCACGCCCGGTACGACGGGCGTGAGGAGACCCTCGGCGAGGAGGCGGTACGCCAGCTCGAGCGGATGGTGCTGCTCCAGGTCATCGACCGCAAGTGGCGTGAGCACCTCTACGAGATGGACTACCTCCAGGAGGGCATCAGCCTGCGGGCGTACGCCCAGCGCGACCCGGTCATCGAGTACCAGCGCGAGGGCTTCGACATGTTCGCCACCATGATGGACGGCATCAAGGAGGAGACGGTCGGCTTCCTCTACAACCTCGAGGTGCAGGTCCAGGAGCCCGAGCCGGAGGCCGAGGAGGTGCAGCTGCTGGAGAAGCCGGTCGAGATCCACGCCAAGGGCCTCAACCGTGCCCCGCAGCAGCAGGGCCTGCAGTACTCGGCGCCCGCCGTCGACGGCGAGGCCGGCCGGGGCGCGCCGGTGATCGAGCGTCCCGAGGAGGAGGCGCCGGCCCTCGGCCTGGGTGGCGCGACGACGCCGGAGCGGCCCGCCGGGTCGGCCCCGCGTCGCCCGGTCGCCGGGATGAGCGGTCAGGCCATCGCGGCCAGCACCGCCCGCCGGGCGGCCCCGGGCCAGGTCGACGCCGGCGAGGGCCCGTCCCGCAACGCGCCCTGCCCGTGCGGCTCCGGCCGCAAGTACAAGCGGTGCCACGGCTCGCCCAACGGCGGCGGCAACTGACCTGCCCGCCCTGATCGACTGACGGGCCCCGGCCACCCGGCCGGGGCCCGTCCCCGTTCCCGTCGTCACCCACCCCAGGCCCCCGCCCCCACCCGTGCTCCACCCCACCCCCACCCGGTCGCGTTGATCATGAAGTTAGCGGCGAAGTGGATCTCCTCCATTGCCGCCAACTTCATGATCAACGGGGTGGGGCGGGGTGGGGTCGGCCTGAACGGGGACGGCCCCGGCCTGCTGGCCGGGGGCGTCCCCGTCTCCACCTTCCGACCCCTGGTGCCCTCCCCGGGCCCTGCCTTCTCTCGCCAAGATCTGCGCAACTTCGGGGAAACAGTCGCCTCGATCCGCCACCACACAGCAACTTCCCCGAAGTTGCGCGCCTGGTCAAGATCGCGCCCGATCCTGGATCGGGTGGTGTCGGGCAAGGGGTCATGAGCCACTACTTCCTGGATCGAGCACGATCTGGGCGTGGGGCGTGGGGCGTGGGGCGTGGGGCGTGGGGCGTGGGGCGTGGGGCGTGGGGCGTGGGGTCAGAGGACTTCGAGGACGGTGCAGAGCCAGCCGCCGCGACGGTGTTCCAGGCGTAGCGCGACGGCCCAGGCGGCCCCGCCGGCGCCGGCCAGCACGGCGGCGGCCTCGACCGCGCCGCTGCGGGGTTCGCAGACGCGTAGCCGGCGCAGTTGGAGCGCGGGACGGGCGGATCGGCGGCGCACCGGGCCGACCCGGCGGGCCGCCCGGGTCAGCTCGGCGGTCACCGCGGTGACGGCCTCGGGCAGGCAGAGCGGGCGGAGCTGACCGGGTGGCCGGTAGCCGTTGACGATCTCCAGGAAGGTCCGGACGAGTCGGTGGGCCGCCCGGGCGGCCTCGGGGGTGGCGGTGGCCAGGGCGGCGGCCGGGGGACCGGCGGGGCGTCGGCCGGGGCCGGGCGGCGCGGGTCGGACGTCGACGGGGCGACCCCTGGGCCGGTCCGGCTCGCTGCGGCGTGGGTCGCGCCGCTGCGGATCGAACAGGTCGAGGGTGAGTTGGTCGGCGCCGGCCCAGGGGAGGTCGTCGTCGACGACCGGCGGGTCGAGGGGTGGGGCGGGACGGAGGCGGACCGGCGGTCGCGGTGTCAGCGGGCGGCGGCTGTCGACCATCCTCTACGCCTCTTCCCTTGCGTTTGCCTCTGTTTGCCTTCGACAGATTACATTCTCAGGCCCGGCAGTGCCGACCGTCAATGGCGCAGGGGATCGGCACGGTCACTCGGCGTCGCGCTCGGTCAGCGGGTTGCCGCGTACCCACTCGGCGGTCTCGGCGTACTTCTGCTGGATGTATTCCTCCAGCCGGGCGCGCTCGACCCGCCACTGGCCGCGGCCCCCGATCTTGATCGCGGGCAGCTCACCGCTGCGGACCATGTGGTAGACCTGCGAGTCCGACACGTTGAGTTCTGCGGCCACGTCGGACAGCAGCAGGAACCTCGGCTCCACCACGACTCCCGGGGTTGGCTTCGTTTGCCTCAGTTTGCCATCACCGACCGACGTCACCCAGCGACCCGCGCGTCGGATCCGCGCGGGACACGCCGGCCCGACGCCACCCGCCGGCCCGGTGCCGGGTGTATGACGGTCTCGGCGTACGGCATGATCTGCGCCCGGGACCGGCGGCCGCCGGTCCGGGACCGAGCAGGGGGAGACCACCGGTGACCGACGAGCTTGTCCGGGTGTACGTGCCGGCGACCGTCCCGATGCTCGCGCGGCTGCGCGCCGACGGGCTCGGGGCCACCGAGGCGCACGCGGTCACCCCGGAACTGCGCGAGTGGTACGCGGAGGGCGACGAGGAGGAGCTGGAGTACGTCGCCTTCACGCGCGCCGCCCAGGACGCGTTGCTGCTGCTCCGGTCGGACCCGGACGCGCCCCGCCGCCGGGTGGTCGTCTCGGTCGACCTGCCGGCCGGCGCGGTGGGCCGGGTCGGCGGCGAGCTGGGCTCCAGCGCGGTCCGGCTGGCCGGCGCGGTGCCGGTCGGCGCGGTGGCCGCGCTGCACGTGGACGGCGCGGAGGCGGTCGACGACGTGGCGGCCGCCGCCGAGGTGGTCGCCGAGGCGCAGGCCGGCGACCCGGACGCCCAGTTCACCGTCGACGGCGCCGAGGACCACGAACTGGAGTGGTACGACCCGACCGAGCTGGACGTGCTGCTGCGCGAGGCCTCCTGAGGCCCGTCGGACCGGCCGGGCCGGGCCGGTCCGACGGACGTCACGGGCCCGGCGGTCAGGTCAGGACTCGTCCTCGACGACCGGCGTCGGGCCGAGGGTGCGACCGAAGGCGATGAGCGCGGTGAGCGCGCCCACGAAGAGCACCCAGATGCCGTTGTCGACCCGGGAGGTGCCCAGCGCGGTCTGCGCCACCTGGTCGGCGTCGCTCAGCGCGGCGGCCAGGTCGAGCAGGCCGTGCCCGCCGACCCGGATGATCACCTCGGTGAGCAGCAGGAGCAGGCCCGCGCCCGCCCCGGCGGCCAGGTACGACGGCCAGCGCAGCGCGGGGGCCGCCGGGTCCCGTCGGGTCGCCCGCCGGCGCGCCCAGGTCAGGTAGCCGAACGCGACCAGGCCGGCGATCAGCCCGGCGAGCAGCGACTCCGTGCGGGACACCCACTTCGCGGCGTCGAGCACCGACTGCTGGGTGTCACCGGCCCCGAAGAGGTCGGAGAGCGGGTCGCGAGCCCGGCTGAACAGCACCACGAAGAGCTGCGCGGCGAGCGTGGCCCCGGCCAGCCCACCCACCACGGGGGCGTTACGGGCGCCGGCCATCGCGCCGCCGATGATGGCCGCCGCGGCGGTGGTGCCGGCGATCGTGTTGGTGGTCGCGTTGTCGGCGTACGTCAGGTTGACCGCCACCGCGGCGACGAGCCCGACCAGCAGGCCGGCGCCGACGGCGGCGACGAAGCGCAGGGTGGCCCGGCCGATCCGGTTCGTCGCGGCGAGCGCGACCGTGGCACCGGCGACCAGCGCGGCGGTGATCACGCCGGGCAGGGCGTACGCGGAGAGGCTGATCGCGGTGACCCCGGCGGCGGCGGAGCTGATCGCCGCCCGGGTGGACCAGAGCATCGCCCCGAGCCAGCCGAGCGCCAGCACCGCCAGCACCAGCGTGCCGGGGGCGTACCCGGTGCGGGTGGCCGGGTCCGCGGCGGGTGCCGCCGGCTCCGCGGCCTCGACCTCGGCCGGCCCGGGCCGCTCGGCCGCCTCGGGCTGCGCCGGTACGGGCTGCGCCGACACCTCGGCCTCGGGCTGGTCCGGCTCCGCGGCCGTGGAGCTGCCGGGCTGCTTGCTCATCGTCTCCCCTTCGACGGACGCCGGGTCGCCTCGCGCGTGCCGGGCAGGTCACCGGCCCTCCAGGGTACGCGTCGTGCCGGCCCACCCCCGGTGTCCACCACCCACCCCGCCCCGGGCGCGCCCGCGCCGACCCGCCCCGGACGGCCGGGTGTGCCCACCGCCGCCGCCGCGCCGACCCGCCCCGGATGCCCGGCGACGGATCGCAGGTGAATGGCGGCCTTCGCTGACGTTCGTTCGGGTGGAGGCGGGTTGCGGCCTACGGTCGGGTGTGTCGGTCCGTGTCCGGAGTTCTCCACTGAGGTGGCACCGGCGGGCGTGCGGGGCGGTGCCACATGGAAGAATTGGCCGAGGTCCCGCCGCCGCGACCGGTCACGCCGCGCGGTGTCCGGCACCCGGTCGTCCGGCCGGTGCCCGCGGGTCCGGTTTCGCCACCGCCGTCGAGATCGCACAGGAGCCTGTGATGGACGCCGTGTTCTCCGTACCCGAGCCGCGCAACGAGCCGGTCCACACCTACGAACCCGGCAGCGCCGACCGGGAGCGGCTCCAGCGGCGGCTGACCGAGCTGGCCGCCGAGCGGATCGACCTGCCGATGACGATCGCCGGCGAGCAGCGGATGGCCGGCGGCGAGTCGATCGACGTGGTCCAGCCGCACAAGCACGCCCACGTGCTCGGCGTCACCGGCCACGCCACCCACGAGGACGCCCGCGCCGCCGTCGCGGCCGCCAAGGACGCCGCCCCGATGTGGCGGGCGCTGCCCTTCGAGGAGCGCGCCGCGATCTTCCTGCGCGCCGCCGAGCTGCTCGCCGGCCCGTGGCGGGACACCCTGAACGCGGCCACCATGCTCGGCCAGTCGAAGACCGCCGTGCAGGCGGAGATCGACGCGGCCTGCGAGTTCATCGACTTCCTCCGGTTCAACGTGCACTTCGCCCGCCAGCTGCTGGAGGCGCAGCCGAAGTCGTCGCCGGGGGTGTGGAACCGCTTCGACCACCGCCCGCTGGAGGGCTTCGTCTACGCGGTCACCCCGTTCAACTTCACCGCCATCGCCGGCAACCTGCCCTCCGCGCCGGCCCTGCTGGGCAACACCGTGGTCTGGAAGCCGGGCCCGACCCAGCAGTTCGCCGCGCACTTCACCATGCGCCTCTTCGAGGCCGCCGGCCTGCCGCCCGGCGTGATCAACATGGTCACCGGCCGGGGCGAGGAGGTCTCCGACGTGGTGCTCGCCGACCCGGACCTGGCCGGCATCCACTTCACCGGCTCCACCAAGGTGTTCCAGCACCTGTGGAAGACCGTCGGCGAGAACATCGCCCGCTACCGGGGGTACCCGCGCCTGGTCGGCGAGACCGGTGGCAAGGACTTCGTGGTCGCGCACAGCAGCGCCGACGTGGACGCGCTGCACACCGCGCTGATCCGCGGCGCGTACGAGTACCAGGGGCAGAAGTGCTCGGCGGCGTCCCGGGCGTACGTCCCCCGGTCGATCTGGGAGGGCGGGCTGCGCGACCGGCTGGCCGCCACCGCCGACTCGCTGACCTACGGCGACGTGACCGACTTCAGCAACTTCGGCGGCGCGGTCATCGACGACAAGGCGTTCGGCCGGCACTCCGCCGCGCTGGAGCTGATCAAGGGCGACGACAGCTGCACGGTGCTGGCCGGCGGCACCGCCGACGACTCCGTCGGCTACTTCGTCCGGCCGACCCTCTTCGAGTGCACGGACGCGGCGCACGAGACCTTCACCACCGAGTACTTCGGCCCGATCCTCGGGGTGCACGTCTTCGACGACGCCCGGTTCGCCGACGTGGTCCACCAGGCCGAGTCGATCGCACCGTACGCGCTGACCGGGTCGATCTTCGCGACCGACCGTCGGGTGGTCGACCAGGTGGCCGAGAAGATGCGGTACGCGGCCGGCAACTTCTACATCAACGACAAGCCGACCGGCGCGGTGGTCGGGCAGCAGCCCTTCGGCGGCGCCCGGGCCAGTGGCACCAACGACAAGGCGGGCTCCTGGCACAACCTGGTCCGCTGGATGTCGCCGCGGACGATCAAGGAGACCTTCGTCCCGCCGACCGACCACACGTACCCGCACATGGGCTGAGTCCCGACGGCCGCCGGTGGCGCGCGCAGCGCCCCCGGCGGCCGGCCCGGGCGTCCCCGGCGGACTGTCGTCGGCCGACAGTGCACATCGGACCCGCCAACGGGTGGCGAAATCGGCGAATCCTGGACGCCGATGCCGACAAAGTGGCAGCTTAGAGGGCATGGCGG
This genomic window contains:
- a CDS encoding Rv3235 family protein; translation: MVDSRRPLTPRPPVRLRPAPPLDPPVVDDDLPWAGADQLTLDLFDPQRRDPRRSEPDRPRGRPVDVRPAPPGPGRRPAGPPAAALATATPEAARAAHRLVRTFLEIVNGYRPPGQLRPLCLPEAVTAVTAELTRAARRVGPVRRRSARPALQLRRLRVCEPRSGAVEAAAVLAGAGGAAWAVALRLEHRRGGWLCTVLEVL
- the pruA gene encoding L-glutamate gamma-semialdehyde dehydrogenase, whose amino-acid sequence is MDAVFSVPEPRNEPVHTYEPGSADRERLQRRLTELAAERIDLPMTIAGEQRMAGGESIDVVQPHKHAHVLGVTGHATHEDARAAVAAAKDAAPMWRALPFEERAAIFLRAAELLAGPWRDTLNAATMLGQSKTAVQAEIDAACEFIDFLRFNVHFARQLLEAQPKSSPGVWNRFDHRPLEGFVYAVTPFNFTAIAGNLPSAPALLGNTVVWKPGPTQQFAAHFTMRLFEAAGLPPGVINMVTGRGEEVSDVVLADPDLAGIHFTGSTKVFQHLWKTVGENIARYRGYPRLVGETGGKDFVVAHSSADVDALHTALIRGAYEYQGQKCSAASRAYVPRSIWEGGLRDRLAATADSLTYGDVTDFSNFGGAVIDDKAFGRHSAALELIKGDDSCTVLAGGTADDSVGYFVRPTLFECTDAAHETFTTEYFGPILGVHVFDDARFADVVHQAESIAPYALTGSIFATDRRVVDQVAEKMRYAAGNFYINDKPTGAVVGQQPFGGARASGTNDKAGSWHNLVRWMSPRTIKETFVPPTDHTYPHMG
- a CDS encoding helix-turn-helix transcriptional regulator, whose product is MVEPRFLLLSDVAAELNVSDSQVYHMVRSGELPAIKIGGRGQWRVERARLEEYIQQKYAETAEWVRGNPLTERDAE
- the secA gene encoding preprotein translocase subunit SecA codes for the protein MSILEKVLRAGEGRMLRRLKAIAAAVNSIEDDYVNLSDDELRAMTDQFKERLADGETLDDLLPEAFAVCREAASRVLGQRPYDVQVMGGAALHFGNIAEMKTGEGKTLTSVMPVYLNALAGKGVHVVTVNDYLAERDAAWMGRVHDFLGLTVGVVLPNRPANEHRAAYECDITYGTNNEFGFDYLRDNMAWSRDELVQRGHFFAVVDEVDSILIDEARTPLIISGPAEHSARWYQEFAAVVARLQPGTDGEGDYEVDHAKRTIAVTERGVARVEDRLGIDNLYESVNTPLVGYLNNAIKAKELYKRDKDYIVSDGEVLIVDEFTGRILHGRRYNEGMHQAIEAKEGVEIKQENQTLATITLQNYFRLYDKLSGMTGTAQTEAGEFNKVYKVGVVTIPTHRPMVRLDRADVIYKTEKAKFNAVIEDIAERHEQGQPVLVGTVSVENSEILSQLLRRRGIPHSVLNAKFHAKEAEIVAQAGRKGAVTVATNMAGRGTDILLGGNAEFLAANELRQRGLDPVEQPEEYAKAMEEVLPTWKQACDAEAEEVAAAGGLYVLGTERHESRRIDNQLRGRAGRQGDPGESRFYLSLQDELMKRFRAGAVEAVMDRFNIPEDVPIESKMVTRQIKSAQAQIEGQNAEIRKNVLKYDEVLNKQRQVIYAERLRVLNGEDLSEQVRNMIDDVVTAYVVGATSDGYAEDWDLEQLWSNLKQLYPVGVTIDELEEEVGSRAGIDQDFLLARLKEDAHARYDGREETLGEEAVRQLERMVLLQVIDRKWREHLYEMDYLQEGISLRAYAQRDPVIEYQREGFDMFATMMDGIKEETVGFLYNLEVQVQEPEPEAEEVQLLEKPVEIHAKGLNRAPQQQGLQYSAPAVDGEAGRGAPVIERPEEEAPALGLGGATTPERPAGSAPRRPVAGMSGQAIAASTARRAAPGQVDAGEGPSRNAPCPCGSGRKYKRCHGSPNGGGN
- a CDS encoding DUF6912 family protein; the encoded protein is MTDELVRVYVPATVPMLARLRADGLGATEAHAVTPELREWYAEGDEEELEYVAFTRAAQDALLLLRSDPDAPRRRVVVSVDLPAGAVGRVGGELGSSAVRLAGAVPVGAVAALHVDGAEAVDDVAAAAEVVAEAQAGDPDAQFTVDGAEDHELEWYDPTELDVLLREAS